Proteins from a single region of Chengkuizengella sediminis:
- a CDS encoding STM3941 family protein codes for MTKDKIEIYPKKRKLIKLTVIGISLILICAITSFISLSEVSQDNKYIPIFFFFFSLCGIFMFGMAILFYLKRLKYPAPSIILNKEGIYDNSSAFKTGMIKWEEINRMYIYDIKKNRFLGLEINNFDQFVSKQNRFMKLLIKINQKFYRTPITIPESMLSIRLEELIELIIHFEKPSGIKVQEYEM; via the coding sequence ATGACAAAAGACAAAATTGAGATTTACCCTAAAAAGAGAAAGTTAATCAAATTAACAGTAATTGGCATATCCTTAATACTGATATGTGCAATTACATCATTCATATCTCTATCTGAGGTATCCCAAGACAATAAGTATATACCAATCTTCTTTTTTTTCTTTTCATTGTGTGGAATCTTTATGTTTGGAATGGCAATTTTATTTTATTTAAAGAGATTAAAATATCCTGCACCATCAATTATTCTTAATAAAGAAGGTATTTATGATAATTCTTCAGCATTTAAAACAGGAATGATAAAGTGGGAAGAAATCAATCGTATGTACATATATGATATTAAAAAAAATAGGTTTTTAGGTCTTGAAATAAATAATTTTGATCAATTTGTTTCCAAACAAAATCGATTTATGAAATTACTTATAAAAATAAATCAAAAATTTTATAGAACACCTATTACGATTCCAGAATCAATGTTATCAATACGCTTAGAAGAATTAATAGAATTGATCATTCATTTTGAAAAGCCAAGTGGAATAAAAGTACAGGAGTATGAAATGTAG
- a CDS encoding STM3941 family protein — MNKDTIEIYPPRKSVVRLFIGTIIINPMGLILAYLVLKSIMDSSTFFEIIMSLLLLIIVLIAIASMPFTYYLKRLNKPSPSLIINNEGIYFDISQIIMGMIKWEEITELSLTPKSKFFGGESSLNIQTNHFNELISNRKFFFKIMLKSEKLLNNNSISLTDKMISMPLEEIMEIILKELKDRNLININEHN, encoded by the coding sequence ATGAATAAAGATACAATTGAAATTTATCCACCGAGAAAAAGTGTAGTTAGGTTGTTTATTGGTACCATTATTATAAATCCGATGGGATTAATCCTAGCATATCTTGTTTTGAAGTCTATTATGGATTCTTCAACATTCTTTGAAATTATTATGTCTTTATTATTATTAATAATAGTTCTTATAGCCATTGCCAGCATGCCATTTACATACTATTTAAAAAGATTAAACAAACCAAGCCCCTCATTAATAATAAATAATGAGGGAATTTATTTCGATATATCTCAAATTATTATGGGAATGATAAAATGGGAAGAAATTACCGAATTATCATTGACTCCTAAAAGTAAGTTTTTTGGTGGAGAATCCTCACTAAACATACAAACAAATCATTTTAATGAACTCATTTCTAATCGGAAGTTTTTTTTTAAGATAATGCTAAAATCAGAAAAATTATTAAATAATAATTCAATTTCATTGACAGACAAAATGATATCAATGCCACTGGAGGAAATAATGGAGATAATTTTAAAAGAACTAAAAGATAGAAATTTAATAAATATAAATGAGCACAATTGA
- a CDS encoding LysE family translocator — MVSFANLLAFALISLGIVCSPGPNMIYLISRSITQGRIAGIISLLGVMLGFVIYLFATLVGLASLFNAVPFIYELVKWAGVAYLLWLAWNSFNSKTSILTPQTLSIETPRKLFLMGFMTNLLNPKIAILYVSLLPQFQDPAQGSLLLQGATLGLTQLIISFIVNLSIVLTASKISTWFSTRPTWQKIQRWFMGSVLTGLAGHLAFERVGK; from the coding sequence ATGGTTAGCTTCGCAAATTTGTTAGCTTTTGCATTGATATCACTTGGTATTGTATGTTCTCCAGGACCTAACATGATTTATCTTATTTCTCGTTCTATTACTCAAGGACGTATTGCAGGAATCATCTCTCTTTTAGGTGTTATGCTTGGATTTGTGATTTACTTATTTGCAACATTAGTTGGACTTGCTTCATTATTTAATGCAGTTCCCTTTATTTATGAATTAGTCAAATGGGCAGGTGTTGCTTACTTACTTTGGCTTGCTTGGAATTCATTTAATTCAAAGACTTCAATCCTAACTCCGCAAACTCTCTCTATTGAAACCCCGAGAAAATTGTTTCTAATGGGATTCATGACTAATTTACTAAATCCTAAAATTGCAATTTTGTATGTATCTTTACTTCCTCAATTTCAAGATCCAGCACAAGGTTCATTACTTCTCCAAGGTGCTACCCTAGGTCTCACGCAACTTATAATTAGTTTTATAGTTAATCTGTCCATCGTTCTAACAGCTAGTAAAATATCTACATGGTTTTCAACACGTCCGACATGGCAAAAGATTCAACGTTGGTTCATGGGTAGTGTGTTGACTGGTTTAGCTGGACACCTTGCTTTTGAACGAGTAGGCAAATAA
- a CDS encoding heavy metal translocating P-type ATPase, which produces MSKKNHHEHRDHHEHKDHHEHNNHHGHMIDDFKNRLYISLIVTLPVLLLSPMIQGFLGFDLSFSGDKYIVFLLATFIFFYGGKPFLTGSVSELKLRNPGMMTLIALAITVAYVYSSFTVFELAGKDFFWELATLIDIMLLGHWIEMRSIMGASNALEELVKLMPSEAHVINKHGKIEEVPISEIQQGDLVLVKPGEKIPADGLIEKGISFINESMLTGESVPVEKKIGDAVIGGSINGEGSLTVVVQKTGNESFLSQVVNLVREAQESKSRTQDLSNRAAKWLFYLALAAGILTLIVWLSLGYDMNFALERMVTVMIIACPHALGLAAPLVIARSTALSAKKGLLIRNRASFEEARKLNSIVFDKTGTLTKGEFGITDIVIENDMSKEEIMKYAGSIESQSEHPIAQGLVNEVKNKGYEMIEPSEFESVTGQGLRGKVSDQEIKIVSPGFMKEKNIKFQTAKFQQLSSQGKTVIFILINDELAAMIALADQIRDSAKGAILKLKEMNIESIMLTGDNKQVAHWVGDQLGLDNIFAEVLPHEKANKIKEVKQMMGRKVAMTGDGVNDAPALATADLGIAVGAGTDVAMETADVILVKSNPMDVVSIIGLSKSTYRKMIQNLWWAAGYNIVTIPLAAGILYPVGIILSPAVGAVLMSLSTVIVAINASLFKG; this is translated from the coding sequence TTGTCTAAAAAAAATCACCATGAACACAGGGATCATCATGAACATAAGGATCACCATGAACACAACAATCATCATGGTCATATGATAGATGATTTTAAAAATCGATTGTATATATCACTGATTGTAACTCTCCCTGTTTTGTTATTATCACCTATGATTCAAGGGTTTTTAGGTTTTGATCTTTCATTTTCAGGAGATAAATATATTGTATTTTTATTAGCAACATTTATCTTTTTTTATGGGGGGAAACCATTCTTAACTGGATCAGTTAGTGAATTAAAATTGAGGAATCCAGGTATGATGACTCTAATAGCTTTAGCAATTACAGTGGCCTATGTATATAGTTCTTTCACCGTTTTTGAGTTAGCAGGAAAAGATTTTTTTTGGGAATTAGCAACACTTATTGATATTATGTTACTTGGTCATTGGATAGAAATGCGTTCTATCATGGGTGCTTCCAATGCTCTAGAAGAGCTAGTGAAACTAATGCCTTCAGAAGCACATGTTATTAACAAACATGGGAAAATAGAAGAAGTGCCTATATCTGAGATTCAACAGGGAGATCTAGTTTTAGTAAAACCAGGAGAAAAAATTCCTGCAGATGGTTTAATTGAAAAAGGAATATCTTTTATTAATGAGTCAATGTTAACTGGAGAGTCTGTGCCAGTAGAAAAGAAAATTGGTGATGCAGTTATTGGGGGTTCTATTAATGGAGAAGGATCATTAACTGTAGTAGTGCAGAAGACAGGGAATGAAAGCTTTTTATCTCAAGTAGTGAATTTAGTAAGGGAAGCGCAAGAGTCAAAATCTCGCACACAGGATTTGTCGAATCGCGCAGCAAAGTGGCTCTTCTATTTAGCTTTAGCAGCAGGGATTCTTACTTTAATAGTTTGGTTGAGTTTAGGATATGACATGAACTTTGCACTTGAGAGAATGGTAACAGTTATGATTATCGCGTGTCCACATGCTTTGGGTTTAGCAGCTCCTTTAGTTATTGCAAGGTCAACCGCTTTATCTGCGAAAAAAGGGTTACTTATACGCAATAGGGCAAGTTTTGAAGAAGCTAGAAAATTAAATTCTATCGTTTTTGATAAAACAGGAACCTTAACAAAAGGAGAATTTGGGATAACAGATATTGTGATTGAAAATGATATGTCCAAAGAAGAGATAATGAAATATGCTGGGTCAATAGAATCTCAGTCTGAACATCCAATAGCACAAGGATTAGTGAATGAAGTTAAAAATAAAGGTTATGAAATGATTGAACCGAGTGAATTTGAGTCAGTCACAGGTCAAGGTTTACGAGGGAAAGTATCTGATCAAGAAATAAAAATTGTGAGTCCAGGTTTTATGAAAGAAAAGAATATTAAATTTCAAACCGCGAAGTTTCAACAATTGTCTAGTCAGGGAAAAACAGTGATATTTATTTTAATCAATGATGAACTTGCTGCTATGATAGCATTAGCGGATCAAATTCGTGATAGTGCAAAAGGTGCCATCTTAAAGTTAAAAGAAATGAATATTGAATCGATCATGCTTACAGGTGATAATAAGCAGGTTGCTCATTGGGTAGGTGATCAACTTGGGTTGGATAATATATTTGCTGAAGTACTGCCACATGAGAAAGCTAATAAAATTAAAGAAGTAAAACAGATGATGGGGCGTAAAGTAGCGATGACAGGGGATGGCGTGAATGATGCCCCTGCTCTAGCTACGGCTGATTTAGGGATCGCTGTAGGGGCTGGAACAGATGTTGCGATGGAAACAGCTGATGTAATATTAGTTAAAAGTAATCCGATGGATGTAGTTTCCATTATTGGATTGTCGAAATCAACTTATAGGAAAATGATTCAAAATCTTTGGTGGGCTGCAGGGTATAATATCGTAACAATACCATTAGCGGCTGGTATATTGTATCCTGTTGGTATTATTTTGAGTCCTGCGGTGGGAGCTGTGTTAATGTCATTAAGCACAGTGATTGTGGCAATCAATGCAAGTCTATTTAAAGGTTAA
- a CDS encoding phage head spike fiber domain-containing protein — protein sequence MKKIYILVISFIISSLILSSQYTSLVKAEEVEGEFSLLTYNVAGLWDPVSQSNPAKNTILISPKLNNYDIVLAQEDFNYHSDLIEKADHPYLSSHSGIMGFGDGLNRLSNFPFTDFKRDDWNDCHGIFGDGSDCLTPKGFSFARHEVSDGVFVDIYNLHADAGGSQDDKNVRKKNFQQVLSKIDQWSIGNAVIVTGDFNSKYKAEGEVRQFADTGFSDAWADIENGGIIPGIGESGDRIDKILYRSGDLLQLSVSDYAVPNEDFLDSNGNQLSDHPPVSAIFQYHVSNIPLIGKFNTNKSIITTTNDLLDGQKVWKVETEGLEDYRQNINFKVNQNPINKAYTFSIWLKADDEHTVTLRLRNKEKTEGGQQSFTVTTDWKKYEITAPFELDSESLSLFMYPAGFDFGNQGYVYASGVELTENTQLLDSPNDFTKDYLSYWYKNTNVEKTSEPSPAGDNSTVNKITPINVNNSIYQHTEVDPSGKTYTFGIWLKADQPHNSTIKIQNANYSEAEAQSINVTTDWQYFEVTKDFKNQSDNVTVIIWPGEYNGTTDSVYAWGASLIEE from the coding sequence ATGAAAAAGATTTATATCCTTGTTATCAGTTTTATTATTAGTAGTTTGATTTTATCAAGTCAATATACATCTTTAGTTAAGGCAGAAGAGGTAGAAGGAGAGTTTTCATTATTAACTTATAATGTAGCTGGATTATGGGATCCTGTTTCACAATCTAACCCGGCTAAAAACACCATTCTTATCAGTCCTAAATTAAACAATTATGATATCGTACTGGCTCAAGAAGATTTTAATTACCATAGTGATTTAATTGAAAAAGCAGATCATCCCTACCTTTCATCACATTCAGGTATCATGGGTTTTGGTGATGGATTAAATCGACTCTCAAACTTTCCTTTTACAGATTTCAAACGTGATGATTGGAATGATTGTCATGGCATTTTTGGTGACGGCAGTGATTGTTTAACTCCTAAAGGGTTTTCATTTGCGCGCCATGAAGTAAGTGATGGTGTTTTCGTAGATATATATAATCTTCATGCAGATGCTGGTGGGAGTCAAGATGATAAGAATGTAAGAAAGAAAAACTTTCAACAAGTGTTATCTAAAATTGATCAGTGGTCTATAGGAAATGCTGTTATTGTAACAGGAGACTTTAATAGTAAGTATAAAGCAGAAGGGGAAGTAAGGCAATTTGCAGATACTGGATTCTCGGATGCATGGGCAGATATTGAAAATGGAGGTATTATTCCAGGAATAGGGGAATCAGGTGATCGCATTGATAAAATCTTATATCGTAGTGGTGATTTACTACAATTAAGTGTTAGTGATTATGCTGTTCCTAATGAAGATTTTTTAGATAGTAATGGAAATCAATTGTCTGACCATCCACCAGTATCTGCTATTTTTCAATATCATGTATCAAACATACCTCTAATAGGGAAATTTAACACTAATAAATCAATAATTACAACTACAAATGATTTATTGGATGGTCAGAAGGTGTGGAAAGTTGAAACTGAAGGTTTAGAAGATTACCGACAAAATATAAATTTTAAAGTAAACCAGAATCCGATAAATAAAGCTTACACATTTAGTATTTGGTTAAAAGCAGACGACGAACATACTGTAACACTAAGATTGAGAAACAAAGAAAAAACAGAAGGTGGACAGCAAAGTTTCACAGTTACAACCGATTGGAAAAAATACGAAATTACAGCTCCTTTTGAATTAGATAGTGAATCCCTCTCACTATTTATGTATCCAGCAGGGTTTGATTTTGGAAACCAGGGGTATGTGTATGCATCAGGAGTAGAATTAACTGAGAATACACAATTACTAGATTCACCAAATGACTTTACGAAAGACTATTTAAGTTATTGGTATAAAAACACAAATGTTGAAAAAACTAGTGAACCATCACCTGCTGGAGATAACTCTACAGTTAATAAAATTACACCTATTAATGTAAATAATAGTATCTATCAACATACTGAAGTTGATCCATCAGGAAAGACTTACACCTTCGGTATTTGGTTAAAAGCAGATCAACCTCACAATTCAACAATAAAAATACAAAATGCAAATTATAGTGAAGCAGAAGCGCAATCGATTAATGTAACCACAGATTGGCAATACTTTGAAGTCACAAAAGATTTTAAGAATCAAAGTGATAATGTAACCGTTATAATATGGCCGGGTGAATATAACGGTACTACTGATTCTGTCTATGCTTGGGGGGCAAGTTTAATAGAAGAATAA
- a CDS encoding esterase/lipase family protein, whose amino-acid sequence MKYVVLFLVLLLIVSSVSFVYASGASLNSAPTPVNVEDVPGTWYLGGEPLEIDESKSPIVFVQGLHGNARDWWEETVYYGENDMYDYFYSNGYRTAFVQLEDATGEDAADMWDNGLLLAAMLEEIHDHFGEKVNIVSHSKGGVDTQAALIHYEAWPYVDDVITLSTPHYGTPTADLAYSWWANWLADLIGQTDDGTYSMQVGEMEKFRLLTDNHENALKNNYYTASGTGWGPIFSALWFGGAYLWEDSDGLVPVSSTQLPYGTHFLSGGDDVNHDNIRMGYISFESMDLILSNLTSFSPPSFSTGETNIESTYVPEQLLRGDTLPVNQSIEEVIPVESGNHQVTFQILTSGEHVEVTLSSPEGKQYTEISKQFKSYDENHIFKGSYNQTFVIDQPDSGDWTITMNSSQKDAFLIITNFEGSNALDLKWSQLEEKANQKPNKEKDKSKKEKKLKIDKKIKINKRKSNNNKNLNKDILNTINSESTNVTYEIVGTTEDGEVFYRTAVKSYSQ is encoded by the coding sequence ATGAAATATGTTGTCCTCTTCTTAGTTTTACTTTTAATTGTGTCTTCAGTATCATTTGTTTATGCAAGTGGGGCTAGTTTAAACAGTGCCCCAACACCTGTAAATGTTGAAGATGTTCCAGGTACTTGGTATTTGGGTGGCGAACCTTTGGAAATTGATGAAAGTAAGTCCCCCATCGTATTTGTTCAAGGTTTACATGGGAATGCTAGGGATTGGTGGGAAGAAACTGTATATTACGGTGAAAATGATATGTATGATTATTTCTATTCCAATGGCTATCGTACTGCGTTTGTACAGTTAGAGGATGCAACGGGCGAAGATGCAGCTGACATGTGGGATAACGGTTTATTGCTTGCAGCAATGTTAGAGGAGATACATGATCATTTTGGTGAAAAAGTTAATATTGTTTCGCACAGTAAAGGTGGAGTGGATACACAAGCTGCATTAATACATTACGAAGCTTGGCCCTATGTTGATGATGTGATTACTCTTAGCACTCCTCATTACGGAACACCTACAGCTGATTTAGCTTATAGCTGGTGGGCAAACTGGTTAGCAGATTTAATTGGACAGACAGATGATGGAACTTATTCTATGCAAGTGGGTGAAATGGAGAAATTCAGATTATTAACGGATAATCATGAAAACGCTTTAAAAAATAATTATTATACAGCTTCAGGTACAGGATGGGGTCCAATATTCTCTGCTCTTTGGTTTGGTGGAGCATATTTGTGGGAAGATAGTGATGGGCTAGTACCAGTATCGAGTACTCAGCTACCTTATGGGACACATTTTTTAAGCGGTGGAGATGACGTAAATCACGATAATATTCGAATGGGATATATTTCTTTTGAAAGTATGGATCTAATATTAAGCAATTTAACTTCTTTCTCTCCTCCTTCTTTTTCTACAGGTGAAACAAATATTGAATCAACTTATGTACCTGAACAATTATTACGTGGAGATACATTACCCGTAAATCAATCTATTGAAGAAGTAATTCCAGTGGAATCTGGTAATCATCAAGTGACTTTTCAAATATTAACAAGTGGAGAACATGTCGAAGTAACTCTATCCTCCCCAGAAGGAAAACAGTATACAGAAATATCAAAGCAGTTTAAATCCTACGATGAAAACCACATTTTCAAAGGCAGTTACAATCAAACCTTTGTAATAGACCAACCTGATTCAGGTGATTGGACGATCACTATGAATAGTTCACAAAAAGATGCGTTTCTAATTATTACAAATTTTGAAGGCTCAAATGCACTTGATCTAAAATGGTCACAGTTAGAAGAAAAAGCTAATCAAAAACCAAATAAAGAAAAAGATAAATCTAAAAAAGAAAAGAAATTGAAAATTGATAAAAAGATAAAAATAAATAAACGGAAAAGCAACAACAACAAAAATTTAAACAAAGATATTCTAAATACTATTAATTCTGAATCAACCAATGTTACTTATGAAATAGTAGGTACTACTGAAGATGGCGAAGTTTTTTATCGAACTGCTGTGAAGTCTTATTCTCAATAA
- a CDS encoding TetR/AcrR family transcriptional regulator: protein METEIHTRQRILIAAEELFSKKGFEKVTIREIGKNANCSHATIYFHFKDKKNILEKLAVAPMKKLLYDLKEITKSDDIDSKEKLMRICKLHLQFGLSNVYLYKQFFSAGFKADYSEVFSDEWDKFRFDIYDLLFNDFFPNHFKTSDHNQLVLNSKLLHYQVHGIIVVHIAAGNYFLKEEGDLIPLIEQTVYNFTLTSKPL, encoded by the coding sequence TTGGAAACTGAAATCCATACTAGGCAACGTATTCTAATCGCAGCGGAAGAATTATTTTCAAAAAAAGGGTTTGAAAAAGTCACTATTAGAGAAATAGGTAAAAATGCAAACTGCTCTCATGCAACGATATATTTTCATTTTAAAGACAAGAAAAACATTTTAGAAAAACTAGCTGTAGCACCAATGAAAAAGTTGTTGTATGATTTAAAAGAAATTACAAAAAGTGATGATATAGATTCAAAAGAGAAGTTAATGAGGATTTGTAAATTGCATCTACAGTTTGGTTTATCTAACGTATATTTGTACAAGCAATTTTTTTCTGCGGGTTTTAAAGCTGACTATTCAGAAGTATTTTCTGATGAATGGGATAAGTTTAGATTTGATATATATGATTTACTTTTTAATGATTTTTTTCCAAATCATTTTAAAACCTCAGATCATAACCAACTTGTTTTAAACAGTAAACTTTTACATTACCAGGTGCATGGTATTATTGTGGTTCACATTGCAGCTGGAAATTACTTTTTAAAAGAAGAAGGAGATTTAATTCCTTTAATTGAACAGACTGTTTATAATTTCACTCTAACTAGTAAGCCACTTTAA
- a CDS encoding RrF2 family transcriptional regulator, which yields MNSEFTLAVHSLAYLSILPDKMSTSDCLAESASVHPVRIRKVLSILRKNGYIKSKEGAGGGFILNTNPSEISLKDIYIMTSEGTLQPKCSKINEHCIIGANMQIVLNGIFSDGEKQLCEFLSQFTIEDIINRVKS from the coding sequence ATGAACAGTGAATTTACATTAGCTGTACACAGCCTAGCTTATCTTTCGATATTACCGGATAAAATGTCTACTAGTGATTGCCTCGCTGAAAGTGCATCAGTTCATCCAGTGAGAATACGGAAAGTATTAAGTATTCTTAGAAAAAATGGTTACATTAAATCAAAGGAAGGTGCTGGAGGAGGATTCATTCTGAATACAAATCCTAGTGAGATTTCATTAAAAGATATTTATATAATGACCTCCGAAGGTACTTTACAACCTAAATGTTCGAAAATAAATGAACATTGTATAATTGGAGCTAATATGCAAATTGTGTTAAATGGCATATTTTCAGATGGAGAGAAACAACTCTGTGAGTTTTTAAGTCAATTCACAATTGAAGACATTATAAACAGGGTAAAGTCTTAA
- a CDS encoding IDEAL domain-containing protein: protein MKLFNVGDWVKGVSKEDEFFIGYVERIKDTMANIYIVQSDNPYLINRKVKISTNKITTMDPSDLYFEGNILNLIDIALIEKNEDDFIKYTNQLHELRSIHDKLTNLEVINFTRGEGYHRI from the coding sequence ATGAAATTGTTTAATGTAGGAGATTGGGTAAAAGGAGTCAGCAAGGAAGATGAGTTTTTCATTGGTTATGTAGAAAGAATAAAGGATACAATGGCTAATATATATATTGTTCAAAGTGATAATCCATATTTAATAAATCGTAAAGTAAAAATTTCAACTAATAAAATAACTACAATGGATCCATCTGACTTATATTTTGAAGGAAATATTTTAAATTTAATTGATATTGCTTTGATAGAAAAAAATGAAGATGATTTTATAAAGTATACGAATCAACTTCATGAATTACGATCAATCCATGACAAACTGACTAACCTAGAAGTAATTAATTTTACTAGAGGAGAGGGATATCATCGAATATAA
- a CDS encoding amino acid ABC transporter substrate-binding protein: MKKSILVLLSVFLLASIALVGCSSSEETETSQSVLDQIKERGTLNAGVNGELPGFSYLEGGDYVGFDVDFAKAVAAAILGDANAVEFSPLTASERFTALQTGSIDLLSRNTTWTTSRDVDLGLNFGGVTFYDGQGMMVRADSGVNTLTDMNGMIIAVETGTTTELNLADQMAKLGVSYEPQTFDNQEAAIAALEAGSVDAFTTDKSGLVSRLSTISNSSAYKILDDTMSKEPLGPVVAGGDDKMADLTRWVLNALIQAEELGITSENVDSFLDSDDPVIQRLLGIGEDENGSLGAQLEVSSKFAYEAIKQVGNYGEIFERHLGENTVFNLDRGLNDLYTNGGLLYSPPFR, encoded by the coding sequence ATGAAAAAGAGTATATTGGTATTATTAAGTGTATTTTTATTAGCTTCTATTGCATTAGTTGGTTGTTCAAGTAGTGAAGAAACAGAAACTTCTCAATCAGTATTAGATCAAATTAAAGAAAGAGGAACATTAAACGCTGGTGTAAATGGTGAACTTCCTGGATTTAGTTATTTAGAAGGTGGAGATTATGTAGGTTTTGATGTTGATTTTGCTAAAGCTGTAGCCGCTGCTATATTAGGCGATGCAAATGCTGTTGAATTCTCACCTCTGACAGCTTCTGAGCGTTTTACAGCTCTTCAAACTGGATCAATCGACTTACTATCACGTAATACGACTTGGACTACTTCTCGTGATGTTGACCTTGGATTAAACTTCGGTGGAGTTACATTTTATGATGGTCAAGGTATGATGGTTCGTGCCGATAGTGGTGTTAATACGTTAACTGATATGAACGGTATGATCATTGCGGTTGAAACAGGTACAACTACTGAATTAAACCTTGCTGACCAAATGGCTAAACTTGGTGTCAGCTATGAACCACAAACATTTGATAATCAAGAAGCTGCAATCGCTGCTTTAGAAGCTGGTTCAGTAGATGCGTTTACAACAGATAAATCTGGTTTAGTTTCTAGATTGTCAACAATTTCAAACTCAAGTGCATATAAGATTCTAGACGACACAATGTCTAAAGAACCATTAGGTCCTGTCGTTGCAGGTGGGGACGATAAAATGGCTGATTTAACAAGATGGGTATTAAATGCTCTGATTCAAGCTGAAGAATTAGGTATTACTTCTGAAAATGTAGATTCTTTCTTAGATAGTGACGATCCAGTTATTCAACGTTTATTAGGTATTGGTGAAGATGAAAATGGTAGTTTAGGAGCACAACTTGAAGTAAGTTCTAAATTTGCTTATGAGGCAATAAAGCAAGTTGGTAACTATGGAGAGATTTTCGAACGTCATTTAGGTGAAAACACCGTATTCAACTTAGACCGTGGACTAAATGATCTATACACTAATGGTGGATTATTGTACTCACCTCCATTCCGTTAA
- a CDS encoding amino acid ABC transporter permease, translated as MKKENSTATPFWRDTRIIPILLQILFVVIVVIIGSFLFTNAMNGLEKLGIELGFEFLSNTAYFDIGDKAIEFTPQDSYSRAYLVGIVNTIKIGVVGIILASIVGIIVGISRLSNNWLLRKVSTVYVEIFRNTPLLVQIFIWYYAVILPLPLIEEKFNVGPIFISNRGTALPWFNATSGSTIWIILSFVGLIAAVVIRSRLIKKQIETGNNTRSSLWSIAVFIGMLLIALLITRSAPFTLENPTIAGRLYEGGYILKPGFEAMLIALVVYTSTYIAEIVRGGIQAISKGQVEASKALGLKNSTTMSKVIFPQAIRIIIPPVTSQYLNLIKNSSLAMAVGFPDLVYVSNTVLNQTGKAIENITLVILIYLTLSVITSIIMNIFNKKFQLVER; from the coding sequence ATGAAAAAAGAAAATTCAACAGCTACCCCTTTCTGGCGCGATACAAGAATCATTCCTATCTTATTACAAATACTGTTTGTAGTTATTGTGGTTATCATTGGGTCTTTTCTTTTTACAAACGCCATGAATGGTTTAGAGAAATTAGGGATTGAATTAGGTTTCGAATTTTTATCAAACACTGCTTATTTTGATATTGGTGATAAAGCGATTGAGTTTACACCACAAGATTCATATTCCAGAGCCTACTTGGTAGGGATTGTAAATACTATTAAAATCGGTGTTGTAGGGATTATTTTAGCTAGTATAGTAGGGATCATTGTAGGGATCTCTAGATTATCTAATAACTGGTTACTGAGAAAAGTATCAACCGTATATGTTGAAATTTTTAGAAATACTCCGCTTTTAGTGCAAATATTTATTTGGTATTATGCGGTCATCCTTCCACTTCCTTTAATAGAAGAAAAATTCAATGTGGGGCCGATTTTTATAAGTAATAGAGGTACAGCATTACCGTGGTTTAATGCTACATCTGGGTCAACCATATGGATTATATTATCTTTTGTAGGATTAATTGCTGCAGTTGTCATCCGTTCACGATTAATCAAAAAACAAATTGAAACGGGTAATAATACACGTTCTAGTTTGTGGTCTATAGCTGTGTTCATTGGAATGTTGCTTATTGCGTTACTGATCACAAGAAGTGCTCCATTCACCTTAGAAAACCCAACTATTGCTGGTAGATTGTATGAGGGGGGTTATATACTAAAACCTGGATTTGAAGCAATGTTAATTGCATTAGTTGTATATACATCCACATATATAGCTGAAATTGTTCGTGGCGGTATCCAAGCTATATCTAAAGGACAGGTGGAAGCTTCAAAAGCACTTGGTTTGAAAAATAGCACAACAATGAGTAAAGTTATTTTTCCACAAGCGATAAGAATAATTATTCCACCAGTCACAAGCCAGTATTTGAATTTAATTAAAAACTCAAGTTTAGCAATGGCGGTTGGTTTTCCTGATTTAGTTTACGTAAGTAACACTGTTCTAAACCAAACTGGTAAAGCAATTGAAAATATTACATTAGTCATATTAATATATTTGACTTTAAGTGTAATCACTTCGATCATCATGAATATATTCAATAAAAAATTCCAACTGGTGGAAAGGTAG